The Streptomyces sp. Mut1 genome window below encodes:
- a CDS encoding DLW-39 family protein: MKKLLLVALAAIGGLLVYRQIQADRAEQDLWTEATDSVPAGSGV; this comes from the coding sequence GTGAAGAAGCTTCTCCTGGTCGCACTGGCCGCCATCGGCGGGCTCCTCGTGTACCGCCAGATCCAGGCGGATCGCGCCGAGCAGGATCTGTGGACGGAGGCGACCGACTCCGTGCCCGCAGGTTCGGGTGTCTGA
- a CDS encoding GntR family transcriptional regulator, with product MNASDRSPQQPASRRIADALRASIERGELEAGQKLPSERALAEQYGAARNTAREAIRLLAEQGLVTAKHGRGVFVREPQRLFRFGSDRYSIANRETGLTPFRLEAKKQGKVPRIDVLSITREVPPSDVAERLQVPADSESVVHRENHYFADDEPVQIVSTYLRWEEAEGTLLMQAKSGPNGIYGRLEELGHVMTRVRDEISARMPSPEEARVLDLLPGVPVLEVLHTSLDQNSEPFEVSRYVHRADQTGLLYELPVS from the coding sequence ATGAACGCATCCGACCGCTCCCCCCAGCAGCCAGCCAGCCGCCGAATCGCTGACGCACTCCGCGCCTCGATCGAGCGTGGCGAGCTGGAGGCCGGCCAAAAGCTCCCGTCCGAGCGAGCCTTGGCCGAGCAGTACGGAGCGGCGCGCAACACTGCGCGAGAAGCCATCCGCCTCTTGGCCGAACAGGGGCTCGTGACCGCGAAGCACGGTCGAGGCGTATTCGTACGGGAACCCCAACGTCTCTTCCGCTTCGGCAGCGATCGGTACTCAATCGCGAACCGGGAGACCGGGCTTACCCCCTTCCGCCTGGAAGCCAAGAAGCAGGGCAAGGTTCCGCGCATCGACGTCCTGAGCATCACCCGCGAGGTACCGCCTTCCGACGTCGCGGAGCGGCTTCAAGTTCCGGCCGACAGCGAAAGCGTCGTGCACCGCGAGAACCACTACTTCGCGGACGATGAGCCGGTCCAGATCGTCTCCACCTATCTGCGCTGGGAGGAGGCGGAGGGCACTCTCCTCATGCAGGCGAAGTCAGGGCCGAACGGGATCTACGGTCGCCTGGAGGAATTGGGCCACGTGATGACGCGGGTGCGCGACGAGATCAGTGCTCGGATGCCTTCACCCGAAGAGGCCCGGGTACTCGACCTGTTGCCAGGGGTGCCCGTACTCGAAGTGCTTCACACGAGCCTGGATCAGAACTCGGAGCCTTTCGAGGTGTCCCGGTACGTGCACCGCGCCGATCAAACCGGGCTCCTCTACGAGCTGCCCGTTTCCTAG
- a CDS encoding helix-turn-helix domain-containing protein → MSEELLTVPEVMAWLKVGRTTVYDLIRTRRLPSLTIGSSRRIPADGLRTFLASRLEEAA, encoded by the coding sequence ATGTCTGAGGAGCTGCTGACGGTGCCTGAGGTGATGGCCTGGCTCAAGGTCGGCCGGACCACCGTCTACGACCTGATCCGTACGCGTCGCCTGCCCTCGCTGACGATCGGCTCCAGCCGCCGTATCCCGGCTGACGGTCTCCGGACGTTCCTCGCGTCCCGTCTTGAGGAGGCTGCCTGA
- the repSA gene encoding replication initiator protein RepSA: MTSFPVDPSAVAGTAATVGTDPLTLADLLRVANAPGFDRWQEQVRRTGGCSDPIHLEGMTTTRDAKSGQVLYSYSTQGEPGGRLRVACGNRRASRCPSCAWTYAGDTFHLIRAGLTGDVAKGTPVTVRTHPKVFATLTAPSFGPVHNRPTKGVCRCGTDHPEDSPLLGTALNPATYDYAGAVLWNNHAGDLWRRFTIYLRREVAARAGLSQKAAAEVCRVSFGKVAEFQKRGAVHFHAIVRLDGPDGPETAPPGWASVALLTDAIQAAAARATVPLPASGDHPARTLAWGTQVDVRPIGAGSANEDLSEEAVAAYVAKYATKAAETTGTVDRRIGELGELDKLPDLPDHARRLIEACFVLDDAYPDRMLWRWAHMLGFRGHFSTKSRAYSTTLGALRQVRADYRDRQERRERGLPDPDDAPEGSTLTLAHWTYAGHGHTPGESWLAATIARDIQTGRTTARDARAELEDLDGGGWDV; the protein is encoded by the coding sequence GTGACCTCCTTCCCCGTCGACCCCTCGGCCGTGGCCGGTACCGCCGCCACCGTGGGCACCGACCCCCTGACCCTGGCGGACCTCTTACGCGTCGCCAACGCCCCCGGCTTCGACCGGTGGCAGGAGCAGGTCCGCCGGACCGGTGGCTGCTCGGACCCGATCCACCTGGAAGGCATGACCACCACCCGGGACGCCAAGTCCGGGCAGGTGCTCTACTCCTACAGCACCCAGGGCGAGCCCGGCGGACGCCTCAGGGTCGCGTGCGGGAACCGGCGGGCCTCCCGCTGCCCCTCCTGCGCCTGGACCTACGCCGGAGACACCTTCCACCTCATCCGCGCCGGGCTCACCGGCGACGTGGCCAAGGGAACGCCGGTCACGGTGCGCACGCACCCCAAGGTCTTCGCCACCCTCACCGCCCCGAGCTTCGGCCCGGTCCACAACCGGCCCACCAAAGGTGTCTGCCGATGCGGCACCGACCACCCCGAAGACTCCCCGCTCCTCGGCACCGCCCTGAACCCGGCCACGTACGACTACGCGGGGGCCGTGCTGTGGAACAACCACGCCGGAGACCTCTGGCGACGCTTCACCATCTACCTCCGCCGGGAGGTCGCCGCCCGCGCCGGCCTTTCCCAGAAAGCCGCCGCCGAGGTCTGCCGGGTCTCCTTCGGGAAGGTCGCAGAGTTCCAGAAGCGCGGCGCGGTCCACTTCCACGCCATCGTCCGACTCGACGGCCCCGACGGACCCGAGACCGCTCCCCCGGGCTGGGCCTCCGTCGCTCTGCTCACGGATGCGATTCAGGCGGCTGCCGCCCGTGCCACGGTCCCGCTCCCGGCCTCCGGTGACCATCCGGCCCGGACGCTGGCGTGGGGCACGCAGGTGGACGTACGGCCCATCGGTGCGGGCAGTGCGAATGAGGATCTGTCGGAGGAGGCGGTGGCCGCGTACGTGGCGAAGTACGCCACCAAGGCCGCCGAGACCACCGGAACGGTCGACCGCCGCATCGGGGAGCTGGGCGAGCTGGACAAGCTCCCCGACCTGCCCGACCACGCCCGCCGCCTGATCGAGGCCTGCTTCGTCCTGGACGACGCGTACCCGGACCGGATGCTGTGGCGCTGGGCCCACATGCTCGGCTTCCGGGGCCACTTCTCCACCAAGTCTCGCGCCTACTCCACCACCCTCGGCGCACTGCGCCAGGTGAGGGCCGACTACCGGGACCGGCAGGAACGCCGCGAACGGGGCCTCCCCGACCCGGACGACGCTCCGGAGGGCTCCACTCTGACCCTCGCCCACTGGACGTACGCCGGGCACGGCCACACCCCCGGTGAGTCCTGGCTCGCTGCCACGATCGCCCGCGATATCCAGACGGGCCGTACGACCGCTCGTGACGCACGCGCCGAACTCGAAGACCTTGACGGAGGTGGTTGGGATGTCTGA
- a CDS encoding GNAT family N-acetyltransferase, whose amino-acid sequence MADTTIRPIEDADVPGAAAALVEVHSTDGYPVEGVGDPEAWITPPGVVKAWVARRDGVVGHIAIMKAEGEKAVALWQQQSGEDEARIGVLARLFVVRSARKHAVGESLMRAAMDYAEENGLRLVLDVMEKDEAAIRLYERLGWQFIGGATHQFGDGQQIPAKCYVWPAS is encoded by the coding sequence GTGGCTGACACCACCATTCGCCCGATCGAAGATGCCGACGTTCCCGGAGCTGCGGCAGCCCTGGTCGAAGTCCACTCGACGGATGGCTATCCGGTTGAGGGGGTGGGTGACCCCGAGGCGTGGATCACTCCGCCGGGAGTCGTGAAGGCGTGGGTAGCTCGCCGGGACGGTGTGGTGGGGCATATCGCGATCATGAAGGCGGAGGGGGAGAAGGCTGTCGCCCTCTGGCAGCAGCAGAGCGGAGAAGACGAAGCCCGCATCGGCGTTCTGGCCCGGCTGTTCGTCGTGCGAAGTGCGCGGAAGCACGCAGTGGGCGAAAGCCTCATGCGCGCAGCCATGGACTACGCCGAGGAGAACGGCCTACGCCTTGTGCTCGACGTGATGGAGAAGGACGAGGCAGCCATCCGCCTCTACGAACGCTTGGGCTGGCAGTTCATCGGCGGAGCCACGCACCAATTCGGAGACGGTCAGCAGATCCCCGCCAAGTGCTACGTCTGGCCCGCCAGCTAG
- a CDS encoding DUF6344 domain-containing protein — translation MSTFKAKSIWTAFITAFFALLASLGLAGSTAAATEATATEPAATTHEHTGAARATAPAPSVRWTLPRDRALPPTMKQRIRAEAHGSSPATRHLSSDTKDAANTTSTARTSHGAPAGDASLLPP, via the coding sequence ATGAGCACCTTCAAGGCCAAGAGCATCTGGACCGCCTTCATCACCGCGTTCTTCGCCCTCCTCGCGTCGCTGGGCCTCGCAGGCTCCACCGCCGCCGCCACGGAAGCCACGGCCACGGAGCCGGCGGCCACGACCCACGAACACACGGGTGCCGCCCGCGCAACCGCACCCGCTCCTTCGGTGCGATGGACCCTTCCGCGTGACCGGGCACTCCCGCCCACGATGAAGCAGCGCATCCGCGCCGAGGCCCACGGCTCCTCACCCGCGACCCGGCACCTGTCCAGTGACACCAAGGACGCCGCGAACACCACCAGCACCGCTCGCACCTCCCACGGTGCCCCGGCCGGAGACGCGTCCCTCCTCCCACCCTGA
- a CDS encoding vWA domain-containing protein produces MRAGHRRRGARAGTLIGGALFALVAGALPALAGPADAPAAPAAAESGGNSSLVMVLDSSGSMGDDDGTGHTRMESARAAVSTVVDGLPDGYPTGLRVYGADQPRGCTDTRLVRPVQKLDRDAVKRAVEGVTPRGDTPIGLSLRKAAQDLPKQADGAIGTRTILLISDGEDNCGAPQPCEVAEQLGKEGVGLRIDAVGFQVKGAAREQLECIAHAGNGRYYDAPDADALARQLQRAAQLSADGYRLKGRRVEGAATADRAPVLVPGQYLDTIGPGEKRYYAVDLDDASTADFAATAVPQPGAAVDTFDALTARIEHADHGYCESNTERFSQKEGATPLTAAVARIRSDGGSRTCDRAGRYWLVVERASKKGSDAARWPLELVYGAEEPLAEGVTPAQSQTEYGEGGKDATLPTGDPRDVRGGTGFNDARELGRGVWRDRVLPSQTLWYKVPAGWGQQVVYDVEFANEPTVDRTGSTYSYGASRLYTPARFPLGGGGEFSGSTLYNGRPAAVRMSGVPVAWTNRYENRAEVQPVHSGGDFYISVTLGAHAAEIAENPEIGVVLRVAVLGEERTGPGHDAPAVAGKPGSGDGKKDAGADKAGDSAASADSEGAGEAGWAVVAAAGAGAAAMAAVLAVFVYVRGRRRAAAGMTRGSA; encoded by the coding sequence GTGAGGGCAGGCCATCGCCGCCGCGGTGCGCGGGCGGGGACACTGATCGGCGGGGCGCTGTTCGCCCTGGTCGCGGGGGCGCTGCCGGCCCTGGCCGGCCCGGCGGACGCCCCTGCCGCACCGGCTGCCGCGGAGTCCGGTGGCAACAGCAGCCTGGTGATGGTGCTCGACTCCTCCGGCTCCATGGGGGACGACGACGGCACCGGCCACACCCGGATGGAGAGCGCCCGCGCGGCTGTCTCCACAGTGGTGGACGGGCTCCCGGACGGGTATCCGACCGGTCTGCGCGTGTACGGCGCCGACCAGCCGCGCGGCTGCACGGACACCCGGCTCGTGCGGCCGGTGCAGAAGCTCGACCGCGATGCCGTGAAGCGGGCGGTCGAGGGGGTGACCCCCCGGGGCGACACCCCTATCGGTCTCTCGCTGCGCAAGGCGGCGCAGGACCTGCCGAAGCAGGCGGACGGAGCCATCGGCACGCGCACGATCCTGCTGATCTCGGACGGCGAGGACAACTGCGGTGCCCCGCAGCCCTGCGAGGTCGCCGAACAGCTCGGCAAGGAGGGCGTCGGGCTGCGGATCGACGCCGTCGGCTTCCAGGTGAAGGGCGCGGCCCGCGAGCAGCTGGAGTGCATCGCGCACGCGGGCAACGGCCGCTACTACGACGCTCCGGACGCCGACGCCCTGGCCCGGCAGCTTCAGCGCGCCGCCCAGCTCTCCGCGGACGGCTACCGGCTGAAGGGGCGTCGGGTGGAGGGCGCGGCCACGGCCGACCGGGCACCCGTACTGGTGCCGGGGCAGTACCTGGACACCATCGGGCCCGGCGAGAAGCGGTACTACGCGGTCGACCTGGACGACGCGTCCACGGCGGACTTCGCCGCGACGGCCGTACCGCAGCCGGGGGCGGCCGTCGACACGTTCGACGCGTTGACCGCCAGGATCGAGCACGCCGACCACGGGTACTGCGAGTCGAACACCGAGCGCTTCTCCCAGAAGGAGGGGGCGACGCCGCTGACGGCCGCCGTCGCCCGCATCCGCTCGGACGGCGGCAGCCGCACCTGCGACCGTGCGGGCCGGTACTGGCTCGTGGTGGAGCGCGCGAGCAAGAAGGGCTCCGACGCGGCCCGTTGGCCCCTGGAGCTGGTGTACGGGGCCGAAGAGCCGCTGGCGGAGGGGGTGACGCCCGCCCAGTCGCAGACCGAGTACGGCGAGGGTGGCAAGGACGCCACGCTGCCCACGGGCGATCCGCGCGACGTGCGGGGCGGGACCGGCTTCAACGACGCCCGGGAGCTCGGCCGGGGCGTGTGGCGCGACCGCGTCCTGCCGTCCCAGACGCTCTGGTACAAGGTCCCGGCGGGCTGGGGCCAGCAGGTGGTGTACGACGTGGAGTTCGCGAACGAGCCCACGGTGGACCGTACCGGCAGCACGTACTCCTACGGCGCGAGCCGGCTCTACACGCCGGCCCGCTTCCCGCTCGGCGGGGGTGGTGAGTTCAGCGGGAGCACGCTGTACAACGGCAGGCCCGCCGCGGTGCGCATGAGCGGCGTCCCGGTCGCCTGGACCAATCGCTACGAGAACCGGGCGGAGGTCCAGCCGGTGCACAGCGGGGGCGACTTCTACATCTCGGTGACGCTGGGCGCGCATGCCGCGGAGATCGCGGAGAACCCCGAGATCGGGGTGGTGCTGCGGGTGGCGGTCCTGGGCGAGGAACGCACCGGGCCCGGCCACGACGCCCCCGCGGTGGCGGGGAAGCCCGGCAGCGGCGACGGCAAGAAGGACGCCGGTGCGGACAAGGCGGGCGATTCGGCCGCCTCCGCAGACAGTGAAGGTGCGGGAGAGGCAGGATGGGCCGTCGTTGCGGCCGCGGGCGCGGGGGCCGCCGCCATGGCCGCGGTGCTGGCCGTGTTCGTATATGTACGCGGTCGCCGCAGGGCAGCCGCCGGGATGACGAGGGGAAGCGCGTGA